The genomic segment CGCAAGGCGAAACGTGAGGCGTTTCTTGCTGCAACTTACCGGCAGCAGCGTACTTCTTCAGAAAGGTCTTTCTGTGATCATCTTTGACTCGTTCCCAGTCTTGAATCCACTGGCGCTGTTGAAAGACATGAGATGgtggcgtttcttcgtcctcgatGGCTGGACCGATAAGCTTGGCGGCAAGTCCAAGTAAGAACTTGTGCGTGTCACTAGAAAGTGGCGAGGATACTTCTCTCTTTACAGTCAGGCGTCGATTATTTCTTCGAACTTCTTGATGCTGACGTGGCAGGAGTTGACCAGGTAAGAAATCCATCAACTTCCATTGATGGCGATGTACAGGTACCCTGGGATTCCCCATCCAAAGAGCCAGATCAATTTTTCGAAGAAAAATACCCTGAGGTTCTGAAAACCCTGACCCAAAAGGACGACACAGTCCGATGGGTAAACGGGCTTTCAATGTTGATCCTCTTTCCTGGGGTTCCCACGTCCACCAGCAGATTTCCTTTTtcactctctcctcgacAGACCCGTTGGGTGACCACGCACAAACGTCGACCTTAGTCTTTGCAACtggcagaggaggaggcggcgagtTATAACGAAGTGAAATGACATGAGAATAGGGGTTGAACTCGTAGGCATAAAAGCGGAAGAATTCGTAAAGAAGTTGCGCAATCGCCCGGCCCCCATCGAACGCGATAGCGGCAGAAATATTGGATGCCGGGTCGGGAAAGCCGTTGCCCGACAGGGTGAACccagacgaaaacgaagaggtgagagacggcgaggagatAGACGAGGAAACTCGTCGTCTATTGTGCCACGTGCTCTGTCGAAGTGCTTCTTTCATCCGCGAGTCTGGTTGTTCCGACGCGGAAACCCACGGATCGTAAAACCAACAATTGTCTGCACCGTTCCAGAAATCCAACGCCGGCTCGGACATGTTAGCCTGTGCGGACACCAGTACAAAACAGGAACTTGAGACAGGAGGAATCCAGCACAGAGTTAAGTTGGCTGAGGATCGATATTTACACCAACACTGTTCTCACAGAAGGTCGTTCACTGTGTCTCACCCCTGTTGTGCAGAGTTTAATCAGCCATTAAAAGCCACAATGTCGTGTAAGGTGTGCGCCGCAAGCGGACACAGCCTCTTACGATGAGAACTTGTGGTTACGTCTCCGCCACATGGGAAACCTAGCGCATCTGAAAATGCATTTTCACACCGGCCGCAATTACCCGTTTCAGCATTCGAGGGAGAGGGGACAGGAGGTTGTGAATGAGCGGCTGCTCTCGGCAGGCCAAGAAGTGGAAAGCCATCAACAGCCAAGTGTAAGAGGAGAAGTATCCTCGGTACGCGTTTGCGAGTCCTCGGCGTTGAGCCCAGACTTTCACAGCCGCAGCGAGGGTGAAGCTCAGAGGCGTCTGGGCTGCGAGACGGCAAATATAGCGAGAGTTCAAAATCGCGAGACGATTACTGAACGAGACCTCTGTTTTCACATGCTGCCAGGACCAAGAATCCTGTCCAGTAGACGACGGTGTTCGAGCAAAAGTACCGTACAGAAAATCAATTCTACAGATTGGCACGCGTGCGTGAGGAACTATTTCGATGCCATCCATTTTGAGACGGGGCTGCCACGCATCTTTATCGTCAGACGGCTCTTCGGAGGCAGGCGTTTGCCCGACACTTCCCGCTTTCCCTTGCTCGTCCTGTGATTCAAAGTCCTCATCGAAGTTCTGGGCGATTTTAATTCGTTCGAGCACCTCGCCAAGCAGACGAACAGCTTTTTCTGCCTGTCCGTATTCTGTGTCATGGCCGTGCCATGAAAGCATGATTTCGTGAAGATGTTTCTGTGCATTTACTTCGTCAGGCGTACGAGTTCCACTCTCAGCAAACCCACTGGATCCCCTCCGTAGCTGAGCTGCGTTTCCAGCGAGAAGGACGCATATGTCAACATCGCTGACACGTGTGCTGAACCCATTGACGCATGATCCAAACTGCCAAACCCACACCCCGCTTTCGTCATCTTCAGGACACGGCAGTGTGTCTTTCCTATTTGAGCCTTCTTGTGCTTTGAATCTCTCATGTGGCCTGTCTTGCTCTCGTCGAGTCTCATTCGTTTCCATCCGACTGCCCCACAGCCACCGGCACACGTTGGCGACAAAATCGGTAGCGGCGTCGCGTGCTTCATTCAGGTGTCCAGACACCTCATATTCTTCGTGCAGGATGGCACCGAGTTCCTCAGAAATTACTTTCGCAGGTTCAGAATAAAGTCTTCTGGGGAGACGCGATGGGCCAAACCGCCTTAAAAGCATTGCTGCGTGAAACGGCCTCAATGCCTCAGCAACAGAAGACGTAATACTCTTTGCCAGGTCAAGATACCGCGTGTCATTCGTAGCACTCGCAACGCCTGCAGCCTTTCCATCAGCACACTCATGCTGTTCTCCGCCGAGTGCTTTCTCCATGTTGTCGATGTCTCCTCGTTTGagtgcgtcttctgcttggAGGAAGAGTGACATAACACCCAATTTGAGCGTAGTCGAACAGCCTATCATCTCCGTTCCTCCGTTTGCGCCAGCAGCTGTGTTTCCTGAAGAAGACCATGTCTGCGAGTTTAGGAAACGAGCAGTTGCCTGGCGCTGCTGTCGGCGAAGAATATGAAGTTCCTCTCGGTGTGTGTAGTGGATAAGAGAGTCAAAGGATTGAAGGAATTCAGTAGGGAAGACATACGGGAAACGTGGATCCCTCCAGACCATAAGGAGGCCCGGCAGAAGAAGTGATTTCATTCCCAGAAACACGCCAGACACTTCTTCACTTGCTTTGATactgcgaggaaagaaacagtgACCACCGAGTCCCGGAGATTTTGAAATCACATTCCAAAGCGCCCGCCCGCCGTGACTATGTATGGAGCAAAACAGACGCTGCGTCAAAGCGGCACGGCTACACACACAACATGCGCAACAAAACCTCGAGGAACCCTCATTCCCCAAAGAGTCCTCTTGATGTGAACGCGTCGAGTTTCGACTCTTGGAGAGAAGTGGTGCTGGATCTTCCAGTGTCATCGCCAGCGATGCCCAAGTCCGAAAGAGGAGGTGgcaaaacgaagagagacagcaacgaaCGAGATCCAGTTGGAAAGCCTCTTTTTCGCTGGTATGTGGAAGCGTGACAGGCGGCCGGAAGCTGGGATTTCTCACTTGTACGCTCCCCGAAAAACCATTCTGCTCCCCTGCCTGTTTACCATGGAAGGAGGCAGGAGTAGGGACGGTGAGaacgcgacgaaggagagcaaAGAGGAATCGATCAACAGAGACTGAGAAACACCGCCGGAGTACCTGTTTGACTGGGTTACTTCGCGAGAAGAGGTGAAGCAGATTACACACAGCAACATCATTTAAATCCCAGTTAATCAGAAACAAAACATCGTGCCACGACTGGAGGCGTTTGCCTCCGCGTCCCCCCGTTTGCTTCCCGTATAATACACGACCCGAAGAGTTATCTTGATTCGCAGAAGTGATAGGCATTTCGTTTGCCTTGCTAGCATGCTCCACATTCGTTTGCCGAAGAAGCTCCTGGGAGAGCTGCGAAGCCCTGTCTTGAGATAGTAGAAGTTTCTTGTCGAGATGTAATTGTTGACTCTCAGACAGTGGCAAGGCTGATCCATGCATTCCATTATGCCCATACAATGaattcctttcttctgcattGCCTCCTCCCATTGAATGAGGCAGTTCCACAAGATAAGGATGTGATACGGCATAACTGCTTACACTCCTGCTCGCAGCATACTCTGCTAATATGCTTCCGTCGGGGTCACAACTGAGGGCGGTCGTGGCCTCTCGCTGAAGCAAATCCAGAGCTGCACAGAAAATCTGCTGAAATTTGAACGGTGTTGATGTGCGGACATTTCTACAGCAGCAACAGCAACAGCAAGTGCCAATGAGAGTCGTCGCCTGGGTGCCAGCAGCATGTTGAAGAGTGCTGCTCACCAAGTCGTGACACGTAAGCAGCCCCATAACACAGTAGCGCTACAAGACGGCAGTTAACAAGAGATAAAGGGGAATAGAGTCTCGAAGAGTGGTGGAACTCAGTGATGAAATGATGCTTCGAGAATCCTGTAAAATAATAAGGCAAGAAGACCAGGGGGGCGCACTTCAAAGGAAACGTTCTTACTGGTACCTATATACTGTATCTAACAATGTCTCGAGACAAACGCATTTGAATAGAGAAAAAAATTCCATGAAGTTAAGGACACAGCCGATCCAGTCTTTTGAGGAGGAAGCCAAACAGACACGTAAGTGAGCTGATTCGATCTTGAAGACATATTTCTGGGCTGCAGATCATTGGATTTTCGTTTAAATCACCCGCGGGCGCTCTAGTGACGATACGACGTCCGGAATACCAAACTACTTATCACCTGTCGAATGGCGAGCGTTTCGATCGCCCAGAGATCCGCAGTTGGCATTGTTATAGTCATCAACTCCTAAAACTCGCGCAGCAAGCCCAAGACGACTTCTCAAACACACACGCATTTGTTTGTTGACACTTCATTCTGTAATACGAATCGGGGTGGATCGCGGCACGAACAGATGCATCCACGTGAAAACATGAAATAAATTTAAtggtcttcgtcgtcgtAGCTAGAAACACTATATGGAATGCTGATAAAAAAGTCTTCAGACAAATCAACCGTAAAGGGCACACCAAAACAGCAAGCTGCCACTGTTACTTCTGTAGCTGCTCGTCAAAGCATGGTCCTCCACCCTCTTCGAAGGTTCGTCACTAAGTAGATGCCAAGCAGGAATCAGGAAAGGTCGGCAACATGAAAAGCGACCCTTTCATATGGAAACACAGCTGAAGAAGCACGCCTTTGGCAAGTATTGTGCCAGCAGATTGACGGAATTTGACGGCGCCGTTCTTCACTCTCTATCCTTCACAATCTACTGTccgaaacaggagaaacacGACGTTTGACATCTCTGGTGGAAACTTCATTTTGGCCTACCTGCATTCGCCGCTGACAACTGGAATGAACTTAGCAAACGGGAGAAAGtcggaaaaaacagaaccTAGGGACGGCGTGAGCAAAGTTGCTTGTGCTTTTAGCGTTGCTCCCGCCGAGAGCGCCGTTTATAAAGCCGATCCACTGTGAGtcggtttctctgtgttACAGTTTCTAGCCACCTTTCCAAGAGTTAGGTTCTACATTCCTGTTCGGCACCAAGAGAGCTTTGTCCCCTTGTCAGTTGAATCTCAACTTTCCGCAATTTGGAGGACGGGAGCCTGTCGCTCCATCTGTTGCTTTGAGTGACTGGTTCATACGTAAGACACTAGGTGTGTATGAGGTGCACGTATAAAGCACATGAGCAATCTTTTGGTGATTGCCTTTTCCACAAAAAAGTAAATGCCTCGGGCTGCGTGAAGCGTGTAACCCCGGGGGCTGCTGCCGCTGGACCATTGAAGTAATTAACTATCACCAAGTCAGATCGTGAAGGATGACATCTCAAATAAACAAACACTATGAAGAAACAATCTGATACAGAAAGAGTTCCGATGTGTATAACAGAAGCCCCCTCGAAACCCAAGGATAAGTGCCGGAGAGGAACCATTATTGTTTTTCCTCATTTGAGTTAGGATTTAACGCATCACTTTCGTGCCTGCGTGGGACACCTTCTGCAATGTCTATGAAATATTCGTTTCTAAAGTTGTTCTGGCTCAAGATATGGTCGGTGTACCGACGAAGGCGCAACAACAACCCCCGCATCCGTTTACGTCCGAACAAGTCCTTCCGACGACTTCCAATCCTGCTGATTTATCCCTCTCAAGTGAGCCGCGTTTGCCAAAATGTCTTGCTATTGCCCGGAAATAAACTATTCGTAAAGGCTTTCCTGCTCAAGTTCGGCAAAATCAAAGAAGCTGGTGTCATGCTCACCGTATGAGCCTCGCGTCCACACACCTCCGTATATATGCATTGTGGTAAGCGGCAATTACCTGCAGTGATACACAGTA from the Toxoplasma gondii ME49 chromosome IX, whole genome shotgun sequence genome contains:
- a CDS encoding hypothetical protein (encoded by transcript TGME49_290590), with the protein product MGLLTCHDLVSSTLQHAAGTQATTLIGTCCCCCCCRNVRTSTPFKFQQIFCAALDLLQREATTALSCDPDGSILAEYAASRSVSSYAVSHPYLVELPHSMGGGNAEERNSLYGHNGMHGSALPLSESQQLHLDKKLLLSQDRASQLSQELLRQTNVEHASKANEMPITSANQDNSSGRVLYGKQTGGRGGKRLQSWHDVLFLINWDLNDVAVCNLLHLFSRSNPVKQVLRRCFSVSVDRFLFALLRRVLTVPTPASFHGKQAGEQNGFSGSVQVRNPSFRPPVTLPHTSEKEAFQLDLVRCCLSSFCHLLFRTWASLAMTLEDPAPLLSKSRNSTRSHQEDSLGNEGSSRFCCACCVCSRAALTQRLFCSIHSHGGRALWNVISKSPGLGGHCFFPRSIKASEEVSGVFLGMKSLLLPGLLMVWRDPRFPYVFPTEFLQSFDSLIHYTHREELHILRRQQRQATARFLNSQTWSSSGNTAAGANGGTEMIGCSTTLKLGVMSLFLQAEDALKRGDIDNMEKALGGEQHECADGKAAGVASATNDTRYLDLAKSITSSVAEALRPFHAAMLLRRFGPSRLPRRLYSEPAKVISEELGAILHEEYEVSGHLNEARDAATDFVANVCRWLWGSRMETNETRREQDRPHERFKAQEGSNRKDTLPCPEDDESGVWVWQFGSCVNGFSTRVSDVDICVLLAGNAAQLRRGSSGFAESGTRTPDEVNAQKHLHEIMLSWHGHDTEYGQAEKAVRLLGEVLERIKIAQNFDEDFESQDEQGKAGSVGQTPASEEPSDDKDAWQPRLKMDGIEIVPHARVPICRIDFLYGTFARTPSSTGQDSWSWQHVKTEVSFSNRLAILNSRYICRLAAQTPLSFTLAAAVKVWAQRRGLANAYRGYFSSYTWLLMAFHFLACREQPLIHNLLSPLPRMLKRVIAAGVKMHFQMR
- a CDS encoding hypothetical protein (encoded by transcript TGME49_290585), whose amino-acid sequence is MSEPALDFWNGADNCWFYDPWVSASEQPDSRMKEALRQSTWHNRRRVSSSISSPSLTSSFSSGFTLSGNGFPDPASNISAAIAFDGGRAIAQLLYEFFRFYAYEFNPYSHVISLRYNSPPPPLPVAKTKVDVCAWSPNGSVEERVKKEICWWTWEPQERGSTLKARLPIGLCRPFGSGFSEPQGIFLRKIDLALWMGNPRVPVHRHQWKLMDFLPGQLLPRQHQEVRRNNRRLTVKREVSSPLSSDTHKFLLGLAAKLIGPAIEDEETPPSHVFQQRQWIQDWERVKDDHRKTFLKKYAAAGRKMDVLQFDTFVVEDPFRELELLQPKFEKQDRLCYELKRATHLLAAAASEEDNGGDRANEAKIRNAQNVVEALFRPFDPVVESDMLRLTSDATRFMREELEALTEPDKEKEEAGLLVPSFSER